The Hyperthermus butylicus DSM 5456 genome includes a region encoding these proteins:
- a CDS encoding CBS domain-containing protein yields the protein MKAWEVARKPRVIVQPDTPLTVARSLMRDNEEPIAVIVESEKTMKFAGYVTWREAIQVTSHYSHLRVKDAALDYPVAYKDDDIEDIVKKMEEEKVYAVPVLDSPDNPVVVGVATIADIVKALMAAGLEPVAETVAEVMTTENLEEYITTQDERVNRVWSDLVYHGKLGKVVVRSKEEPIPVGITSLREFISTGRWYFHRESERGLKTVAKVRTIMLRGAPVATPETPIEYAAKVMVENDIPILPVIDEETGKLVGVLTIYDVARAYIEGAKPGRVKPAKKAALPIEVKPEERVTYVTAETVLQQVLVAKPQVETLIGLSAADIAREELPAITINDTVEHARRMMIRYRTNYLLVVDERGQIVGVVTKWGMLRAIALKGPIWKRRVHDRYFIDYVMDTEIPRVKADDSIEQVALKMVEAKAELVIVEDEQGRPVGFITKDDLVDAYARLQAGRAKVENIMTPSRIGIVHPHHSLYHAVKKMQTFYLDALTVYDGSRIVGVISANRLPFVAYEDAVTGIKSRRLVWVRKLVKGAAKRGRYVKVTPLLVIDATVPLHDVYVKTSDDVVRAIELMKEHNVDGIPVVDEEGKVVGIVTKTDIVRELARTAKLRLERGVTVKIEKKPEAK from the coding sequence GTGAAGGCCTGGGAGGTTGCTAGAAAACCGCGTGTTATAGTTCAGCCGGATACACCGCTAACAGTTGCACGTAGTTTGATGAGGGATAACGAGGAGCCTATAGCGGTTATTGTTGAGAGCGAGAAGACGATGAAGTTTGCAGGTTATGTCACGTGGAGGGAGGCTATACAGGTTACAAGTCACTACTCTCACCTCCGCGTCAAGGACGCAGCACTCGACTATCCCGTCGCCTACAAGGACGATGACATAGAGGATATCGTGAAGAAGATGGAGGAGGAGAAGGTATACGCAGTACCGGTCCTCGACTCGCCCGACAACCCTGTAGTAGTTGGTGTTGCAACTATAGCAGATATCGTCAAGGCATTAATGGCAGCTGGGCTAGAGCCGGTAGCGGAGACAGTGGCGGAGGTTATGACGACGGAGAACCTCGAGGAATACATTACGACGCAGGATGAGAGGGTTAACAGGGTCTGGAGCGACCTGGTCTACCACGGCAAGCTCGGCAAGGTGGTTGTGCGTAGCAAGGAGGAGCCGATACCTGTGGGCATTACCTCGCTCCGCGAGTTCATATCGACGGGCCGCTGGTACTTCCACCGCGAGAGCGAGCGTGGCCTCAAGACTGTGGCCAAGGTCAGGACGATAATGCTCCGTGGTGCACCGGTAGCAACGCCAGAAACGCCAATCGAGTACGCTGCCAAGGTCATGGTGGAGAATGATATACCGATACTCCCCGTCATAGACGAGGAGACGGGCAAGCTTGTAGGCGTACTCACGATATACGATGTGGCAAGAGCCTACATTGAGGGCGCCAAGCCTGGCAGAGTAAAGCCGGCCAAGAAGGCTGCGTTGCCGATAGAGGTTAAGCCCGAGGAGCGCGTAACCTATGTCACTGCTGAGACTGTATTGCAGCAGGTGCTTGTTGCTAAGCCGCAGGTTGAAACCCTGATAGGCTTGAGCGCAGCTGACATAGCCCGCGAGGAGCTGCCAGCAATAACGATAAACGACACCGTGGAGCATGCACGCCGCATGATGATAAGGTACCGGACCAACTACCTCCTGGTAGTGGATGAGAGAGGCCAGATAGTAGGCGTTGTAACTAAGTGGGGCATGCTCCGTGCCATAGCCCTCAAGGGCCCGATCTGGAAGAGGAGGGTGCACGACCGCTACTTCATAGACTACGTGATGGACACTGAGATACCGAGAGTAAAAGCTGACGATAGCATAGAGCAGGTAGCGCTGAAGATGGTTGAGGCTAAGGCCGAGCTTGTAATAGTAGAGGACGAGCAGGGCCGCCCCGTCGGTTTCATCACGAAGGACGACCTTGTGGACGCCTATGCGAGGCTACAGGCTGGCCGCGCCAAGGTAGAAAACATAATGACTCCAAGCAGGATAGGCATTGTGCATCCACACCACAGTCTATACCACGCAGTGAAGAAGATGCAGACATTCTACCTTGACGCCCTAACAGTGTATGATGGCTCCAGGATCGTGGGCGTGATCTCGGCTAACAGGCTGCCATTCGTAGCCTACGAGGACGCTGTGACTGGCATTAAGAGCCGCCGCCTGGTATGGGTACGCAAGCTAGTCAAGGGCGCAGCCAAGAGGGGCCGCTACGTAAAGGTAACACCGCTACTAGTCATAGATGCTACCGTGCCACTACACGACGTATACGTTAAGACCAGCGACGACGTAGTCAGGGCTATAGAGCTGATGAAGGAGCACAATGTTGATGGTATACCAGTAGTAGACGAGGAGGGCAAGGTTGTAGGTATAGTAACAAAGACGGACATCGTGAGAGAGCTAGCGAGGACAGCGAAGCTCCGCCTAGAGCGCGGCGTAACAGTGAAGATAGAGAAGAAGCCGGAAGCCAAGTAG